ataaatattaatatatatacatatataatataaacgaaattgaaatcgaaaaatctgatttctatttctgatttcAAAAACTTCATTACCAAATTCGAGCCAAATTCgcataatttcaaataaaaaattccaatttttttttgtatattttgagttatttttgatatattgtttggatatggtgtttttggagttgtttttgtttgtatatTACTGCAATATTGTAGatgaaaaatttgtttttcaaaaaatgatgAATCCAAACAGAGACTAGCGCTGTGTTTGTTTCTCTGCCTGCTCCCAGTCGAAAGAAAAAATGTGACCTAGAAGATACGGCATAGGTCCTCTTAAGTAGCTTGCAGAAAAATTGTCGTCCTTGCGCTCGGGAAATCTTCATCGAATCCTCCTTTTGTTCGTTTCAATCGACCACAGTGGCTGTGGTGCACCACCACGACGCAGCTCTTTCCCCGTCTTGAATGTTCAGGCGACACACTAGAACCTCGCAACGGGGTAATTAGCATTTAGCATCAATCATGCAAGTATATATAACAACCTTGCAAGGAGTTAATTAACATTTAGCTCATGCAAGTTCCAAATTTAAGCAATGACggattaattttaattttagaatGGGAGTGAATAgttaaacaaataataaaaatactaTAACAAATAAAGCATACTAAATATGAATTTTAGGTCGGGAGTGAAAAGTCAaacatataataaaaaaatactaTAACAAATAAAGCATACTAAACATAAAATGAAAGTTGGATAGATGATTACTAATAATAAGATCGATTTAATTGTAAAAGATAAAACATAaacaaaaactatatatatatatatatatatatagatatatacatatattagaCTCTCTAATGTTAAAAGAATTGTAAAAGAcctaatttctttttcaatgttatatatataatagtcacattatttcttttttaatgttaTATAATCAATGTATAAGTAAGAACATCATTGAAAGTCTCAATGGAGTTGGCAATGATAGCTATTTAGTTTTAACAATGACGTTCTCAATTATACATTGATCATATtacattgaaaaagaaataaatactgAAATTACTATTCTGACTTTGTTGATCATTGTAGTTCTCGGAATGGTGGCGAAAAATCTTCCTTTTTCAACCATTCCCAatgcccccaaaaaaaaaaaaaattccacacACAGTTGACAAGCCCAACCGCACAAAGAGAGCACGGACTGAAACGAGGgaaatttcctttttcaaaaaaaaagaaaaaaaaaaaaaaaaagaaagaagacaaGGCAGAGAGTATCATTTGCTCGAAacaacaaatctcgtatcagTGACCCAATAGCCCAAAATTCTAGTTCACTAACAAgataagaaaggaaaaatttgtTCAGAGCTGCGCTCAGCCCACAATAAGTCCATTCCGCTACTTTAATGCCAGTGGGTAAGAACACATGTAACAAGATTAAGATCTGGgtttctcctttttctctttaaaGAGAGCCAGCAGAGAAACGCCAGATACCTTCACCACCTTGAATCTGACACCAGGGATATCACCCACTGCATGCCCCTTACGTCCAAATCCAGCAATTAACACTTCGTCCTGCAACATATAAGATTCTGGGGTTAACCAAGCCATCCAGGAAATAAGACCACAAAAGAAGAGCATTACAGGTACTACAAGGCTTACATTTTCTTCAATGTAATTTAGACAACCATCATTGGGGACAAAAGCCGCAATCTTCTTTCCATTCTTAATGAGTTGAACCCTAGCGCACTTTCGAATGGCAGAGTTTGGCTGCTTAGCCTCAATACCTCTGCACATGTCAAACAACTTCTTAAACCTAGATACCAGGTGACAAAGTATTGAAGTCCTAATCATGAACGAAAGGAATATATGCAAGGAAACACATCTCACATTTTCTCAAGGACAATGCCCTTTGCATGGGATGAACCAGCAAATGGTTTTTTCCATTCGTTTCCGAGATGTGACTTCTTATAGGACTTATCAGCCCACCTTTGCCTCCTACGGTGGGACTTCAGCTTGCGCCCGGCTCCCATACCTCGTGTCTTCCTGTAAAACAATTTACAAGGTAGTATGTCAACCCGTTCATCGAGGTTCACAAAACCCAGAAAATCCACCAATCAACCAGGGTTTATGAACCAGTCACAAAACCTCAAAAAGGGCAAAGCATAGGAAAAAATAATTGACAAACACAATGGGTTTGATTAACCACCCAAGCAAATGTCTCTTGGAATTGGCGGTAAAAACAATACTTCCAGATTTTATCAAAATGCAATTTAATCCCAATCCTACAGAAATGGTGCAACATATCAAATTGGCCAACCCTCGTCTTATGACAACATGTTACAACATTATCATTCGAAGGTACTGAACTCTTTCAATAATTCTTCCAAATGTCCGAAAGGGAAAAAGTTTTAAGATTACACCAACGGTACATACCTATTGAACCAAAAGAATACAAGCTAAAACACATTTTACTAAAGATATATCATGATAAGTGAGCGCAAACCAGAGAAGTCCCTCGGAAAAAGAAAGGCTATCCTCCCCAAAAATTTTGATTCATCAAATGCCCAAGTCCCAACAACAAGAGGGCAAAAACTTGAGCTAtgtccaagaaaaaaaaattcaactcgAAGCTCAGAATGCAAACAAATTAGCTAAATTAGCTAAAAAAATAACTAGCAAATATgctttccaagaaaataaaaattcttATCAACTTGAGAATGAAGTTTTAAATAAACAGCATGCCATTGGAAATCGATTGCCTTCACACACAGAAAACAGGGGAAAAAAGTACCATATTTGAGcacaaaggaaaaatccaagATCAACAACTAAGAGCTACAACTACATGTTAATATTATATTTCTGCTTTTATTGACAAATTTTTGCTCAAGCCTAGATTTATTCAAATAGCAGAGGGCATATAGGTATAAAAGCAGTACGCATGAATGTAAAGCTATGGAAAAGGATATAGAAGAAATGAATCATACCCCATGATTGCAGTGAGACGAGACTTCCGACTTGAGAGACTAGGGCTTCAGTTGGGAGATAGAGATTAAAGAGGAGGCAGCCGCTGATGTATCctaaaaccctaatcctgggaATGGCTTTATGACAATTGCCGATGACTATATATATGCACTGGGGCTTGGGCTGATAACCTAAACCTTCTCGGCCTATTGACTTAAAGTCTCCTCCAAAATTGTTCCGTTGGGCAAAGCCCATCACTTTGCTTTCCTGGCCGTAAAGTGTGTATCACGACTCAATGTGGCCCGAAATCCAGACTCTCAACTCCGTATTCCTCCACTTTGTACGTCCTTGTCCACAAACTATCCACATAAAATATACACGGGGATCCATTAATGATAACAGATgactttttttggtttaaatttTTTCTGAACAAGAAGGGGTGGAATTTAAGACACGGGAATAGGAATGGCAATGGACAGTTGGGCACCCGCCCCGCAGGGGGTTAATGGGgagggggttggggcggggacggggggaatttttcccctcccccacttagaaacggggcgggggagtgTACTCTTGCCCCATCCCCTGCCCCGCCACGGGAATAGGAATGGCAATGGGCAGTTGGGCACCCGCCCCGCGGGGGGTTAATGGGGAGGGGGTTGGGGCAGGGGCGGGGGGAATTTTTCCCCTCCCCcacttagaaacggggcgggggagtgTACTCTTGCCCCATCCCCTGTCCCACCAcccgctttaaaaaaataaatatataaaatatatatgtatataattatatataatatataatttaattagttacaaacttataataatgatattattagttttatgtgttatataatgtctattagtatatataatataattgatattattaattataataataattatatatgtgtaccaatacaaattattaattggttatactaaatttattaatacatttatactaaatccctaattacacttaatacaataacatttttatCTTAAAAAAAGCACATGCATAATAATGAATTAAtgattgtatttgtgccaaaagtaaaaacttgactactttagttatatttatttcatcatgttggattgtattcaaataatttttatttgattatttttataaatttcaattgtaaaattacaatgaataataatttgatgatgtgttgatattttagtacttgattatttgggaaaatttaaccataataaaattataaaacgAATTTTTATTAGTCTCGCGGACCCACCCGAGAGGTaaacggggcggggggagcgggggatgggggagaggtcccccgccccaaccccgctcCGTTGTCATCCCTACACGGGAAGGGGATAGAAGAATTAGAGTTCAAAATCTCTAAATTCTAGGGTCTTAACATTAGTCATAATGATAATTGGCAACTTAGTTAATGATAATCAAATTTAACATCTTATGAGGAATTTTATCCCGCGGCTAGAGTAAGTTTTACGGTAGGATGGAGTGAAAGATGCCATGTTTCGAGTGGGATCCATTCA
The Coffea arabica cultivar ET-39 chromosome 6c, Coffea Arabica ET-39 HiFi, whole genome shotgun sequence genome window above contains:
- the LOC140008265 gene encoding small ribosomal subunit protein uS12; this translates as MGKTRGMGAGRKLKSHRRRQRWADKSYKKSHLGNEWKKPFAGSSHAKGIVLEKIGIEAKQPNSAIRKCARVQLIKNGKKIAAFVPNDGCLNYIEENDEVLIAGFGRKGHAVGDIPGVRFKVVKVSGVSLLALFKEKKEKPRS